From the genome of Colletotrichum destructivum chromosome 10, complete sequence, one region includes:
- a CDS encoding Putative mitochondrial pyruvate carrier, giving the protein MAPANNFFKAARPAFRQQVFAGAQIRNAFRTSQFRSQFRESSKRWQSSTASEAQVSWFKRMWDSPIGLKTVHFWAPVMKWALVLAGVADFARPAEKLSLTQNGALTATGIIWTRWCLIIKPKNYLLAAVNFFLGAVGVIQCTRILLWQSSQKKSAGELAQEVKEDVKEAVSS; this is encoded by the exons ATGGCCCCCGCCAACAACTTCTTCAAGGCCGCGCGCCCGGCCTTCCGCCAGCAGgtcttcgccggcgcccagaTCCGCAACGCCTTCCGCACCTCCCAGTTCCGCTCTCAGTTCCGCGAGAGCTCCAAGAGATGGCAgagctcgaccgcctccgAGGCCCAGGTTAGCTGGTTCAAGCGCATGTGGGACAGCCCCATCGGCCTCAAGACTGTGCACTTCTG GGCCCCTGTTATGAAG TGggctctcgtcctcgccggtgTTGCCGACTTCGCCCGTCCCGCCGAGAAGCTGTCCCTTACCCAGAACGGTGCCCTGACGGCTACTGGTATCATCTGGACCCGCTGGTGCCTGATCATCAAGCCTAAGAACTACCT cctcgccgccgtcaacttCTTCCTTGGTGCCGTCGGTGTCATCCAGTGCACCCGTATCCTCCTGTGGCAATCGTCTCAGAAGAAGAGCGCTGGCGAGCTCGCCCAGGAGGTCAAGGAggacgtcaaggaggccgtctCCTCCTAA
- a CDS encoding Putative ribosomal protein/NADH dehydrogenase encodes MSSKYAFTKALKEVRFLFCQTGEHSAATRSFITRAYPTMKKNNPQTPILLREAAGTLPKVYARYEFGVEKSQSLEGLSDKQIEDTVTSLVKNSA; translated from the exons ATGTCGAGCAAGTACGCTTTCACAAAGGCCCTCAAGGAGGTgcgcttcctcttctgccaGACGGGCGAGCACAGCGCCGCGACCCG CTCCTTCATCACGAGGGCTTACCCTacgatgaagaagaacaacccTCAGACCCCGATCCTCCTGCGCGAAGCCGCCGGCACGCTACCCAAGGTCTACGCGAGATACG AGTTCGGTGTTGAGAAGAGCCAATCGCTCGAGG GCCTTTCGGACAAGCAGATCGAGGACACAGTCACCAGCTTGGTCAAGAACTCCGCATGA
- a CDS encoding Putative redox protein Fmp46, whose protein sequence is MFRFHKTLDIVTLFHKAGSPASVRAANILKQVSANATAGATEDQASDHSVQTNPQKSRAEFELNITEEPPTADQVKTILEYVGKNRISSIVKGASTEQEALRKFQQNSESFQRPVTVDWNNGKAVVGDSESEILKMLNALNSEKS, encoded by the exons ATGTTCCGTTTC CACAAGACCCTCGACATTGTTACCCTCTTCCACAAGGCGGGCTCTCCTGCCTCCGTGAGAGCCGCCAACATCCTCAAGCAGGTATCGGCCAATGCGACCGCTGGTGCGACCGAGGACCAGGCCAGCGACCACAGTGTCCAGACGAACCCTCAGAAGTCGCGCGCCGAGTTTGAGCTCAACATTACCGAAGAGCCGCCGACCGCGGACCAGGTCAAGACCATCCTGGAGTATGTTGGAAAGAACAGAATCTCGTCCATTGTGAAGGGCGCGTCGACCGAACAGGAGGCCCTGAGGAAGTTCCAGCAGAACTCTGAGTCCTTCCAGAGACCCGTG ACTGTGGACTGGAACAATGGCAAGGCTGTTGTTGGCGACAGCGAATCTGAGATCCTCAAGATGCTCAACGCTTTGAACAGCGAAAAGAGCTGA
- a CDS encoding Putative large ribosomal subunit protein eL14, translated as MGDATIEGSKWRLVEVGRVVLLQGNSPYAGRLATIVEIIDHKRALVDGPSSDAQLVVPRQPISLSNVLLSSLKVEGLPRGARTGTVKKFWAKSEIDAKWKETNWFKRSTQIERRKNLTDFDRFKVLRLKKQRRFEQRKELVKVKAAA; from the exons ATGGGTGACGCTACCATCGAGGGTTCTAAGTGGCGActggtcgaggtcggccgtGTCGTCCTTCTCCAGGGCAACAGCCCCTACGCCGGCCGCCTTGCGACTATCGTCGAGATCATCGACCACAAGCGC GCTCTGGTCGACGGCCCCTCCTCAGACGCTcagctcgtcgtcccccgccagcccatctccctctccaacgtcctcctctcctccctcaaGGTCGAGGGCCTTCCCCGCGGCGCCCgcaccggcaccgtcaaGAAGTTCTGGGCCAAGTCCGAGATCGACGCCAAGTGGAAGGAGACCAACTGGTTCAAGCGCAGCACCCAGATCGAGCGGAGAAAGAACCTCACCGACTTCGACCGCTTCAAGGTCCTCCGCCTCAAGAAGCAGCGCCGTTTCGAGCAGCGCAAGGAGCtggtcaaggtcaaggccgcGGCGTAA
- a CDS encoding Putative nascent polypeptide-associated complex NAC domain, NAC A/B domain superfamily has translation MGRMSSHPFDLALSVLQTLSIFYDPSFKPQATKYSPTLSRDSLVLNFVNKMANPRVEELPDDETKKVTVEEHEDESSDSEIEGEEAEGLPSGSTAVIHSRNEKKARKALEKLHLTRVQGITRVTLRRPKNILFVINSPEVYKSPNSNTYIVFGEAKIEDLNATAQQAAAQQLAAAGGEHDHAGHSHAEPSKAADAETKKDEEEDDGEEVDAEGIEDKDIELVMTQANVSRKKAIKALKENDNDIVNSIMALSI, from the exons ATGGGCAGAATGTCATCCCACCCTTTCGACCTTGCGC TCAGTGTTCTGCAAACCCTATCAATTTTCTACGATCCCTCCTTCAAACCACAAGCCACCAAATATTCCCCCACGTTGAGTCGAGATTCCCTCGTTCTAAACTTTG TCAACAAAATGGCCAACCCCCGCGTTGAAGAGCTTCCCGATGACGAGACCAAGAAGGtcaccgtcgaggagcacGAGGACGAGAGCTCCGACTCCGAgatcgagggcgaggaggctgAGGGCCTTCCCTCCGGCTCCACCGCTGTCATCCACTCCCgcaacgagaagaaggctcgcaaggccctcgagaagctgcacCTGACGAGAGTGCAGGGCATCACCCGCGTCACTCTCCGCCGCCCCAAGAAC atcctcttcgtcatcaacaGCCCCGAGGTCTACAAGTCTCCTAACAGCAACACCTACAT CGTCTTcggcgaggccaagatcgaggacCTCAACGCCACTGCCCAGCAGGCTGCCgcccagcagctcgccgctgccggtggTGAGCATGACCACGCCGGCCACAGCCACGCTGAGCCCAgcaaggccgccgatgccgagaccaagaaggacgaggaggaggacgacggcgaggaggtcgacgccgagggcatTGAGGACAAGGACATCGAGCTGGTCATGACCCAGGCCAACGTCAGCCGGAAGAAGGCCATCAAGGCCCTGAAGGAGAACGACAACGATATCGTCAACTCGATTATGGCACTGAGTATTTAG
- a CDS encoding Putative ATP synthase, F0 complex, subunit D: protein MATRSAALKLDWAKVTTSLGLRGQTAASLQAFKQRNEIARRRVQQLSELPTTVDFAHYRSVLKNQAVVDEIEKRFTAFKPATYDVSRQIKAIEAFEVEAVKNAEATKQKVDLELKDLEKTLTNIESARPFEDLTVDDVAAAEPSIDEKTSQLVSKGRWSVPGYKEKFGDLSVL, encoded by the exons ATGGCCACA CGAAGCGCAGCTCTCAAGCTCGACTGGGCCAAGGTCACCACCTCGCTCGGCCTGCGCGGCcagaccgccgcctccctccaGGCCTTCAAGCAGCGCAACGAgatcgcccgccgccgcgtccagCAGCTCTCGGAGCTCCCCACGACCGTCGACTTCGCCCACTACCGCTCCGTCCTCAAGAaccaggccgtcgtcgacgagatcgagAAGCGCTTCACCGCCTTCAAGCCCGCCACCTACGACGTCAGCCGCCAGATtaaggccatcgaggccttcgaggtcgaggccgtcaagaacGCCGAGGCCACCAAGCAGaaggtcgacctcgagctcaaGGACCTTGAGAAGACCCTGACCAACATCGAGTCCGCTCGCCCCTTCGAGGACCTCACTGTC gacgacgtcgccgccgccgagccctcGATCGACGAGAAGACCTCCCAGCTCGTTTCCAAGGGCCGCTGGTCCGTTCCGGGATACAAG GAGAAGTTCGGCGATCTTTCGGTGCTATAG